One Terriglobales bacterium genomic region harbors:
- a CDS encoding RDD family protein produces MACPLCGDQCHCPAPTAGEHVSVLIDPEDYVDTEQKFASSVHDDETLTHDVSDELVSDDEPLGDLEEVVTHAAAASIGSGTPVITPQLEAPTVVQAVATEPPGFYRPPEPPVWRDEVSNRVDAYRAKRGRGRRYDHSSLSLNFDPLAEPESPAPARYAPVRLEVIERAPETNIIEFPKPMPVASVTAAPVPELPLVEELAEPIVETPRILDVPEGAHEPLPQPMAHIQLDEPADPALEYVAASVELPLPVAPMGPRIGAGLIDMLVVLTATALFGMIFMMIAKELPQGRDLGAAALALPGLLWVAYHYAFLVRCGTTVGMQMAQLGLVTFPDDRPVTRAQRRARALAMAVSAMSVWLGFVWAFFDEDRLAWHDRISHTFLANE; encoded by the coding sequence ATGGCCTGTCCGCTCTGCGGTGACCAGTGCCACTGCCCCGCCCCGACGGCGGGCGAGCACGTTTCCGTCCTTATCGACCCCGAAGATTACGTCGACACCGAGCAGAAGTTCGCCTCGAGCGTCCACGACGACGAGACGCTCACGCACGACGTGAGCGACGAGCTGGTGAGCGACGACGAGCCGCTCGGCGACCTGGAAGAGGTCGTCACTCATGCGGCGGCGGCGTCCATCGGCAGCGGCACGCCCGTCATCACGCCGCAACTCGAGGCGCCCACGGTCGTGCAGGCCGTGGCGACCGAACCACCCGGTTTCTACCGCCCGCCGGAGCCGCCGGTGTGGCGCGACGAGGTCAGCAATCGCGTGGACGCCTACCGCGCCAAGCGCGGCCGCGGACGCCGCTACGACCACTCCTCGCTCTCGCTCAACTTCGATCCGCTCGCCGAGCCGGAGTCGCCCGCGCCCGCGCGCTACGCGCCGGTGCGGCTGGAAGTCATCGAGCGCGCGCCCGAGACCAACATCATCGAGTTCCCGAAGCCGATGCCGGTGGCGTCGGTGACGGCCGCGCCCGTGCCGGAGCTGCCGCTGGTCGAAGAGCTGGCGGAGCCCATCGTCGAGACGCCGCGCATCCTGGACGTCCCCGAAGGCGCGCACGAGCCCTTGCCGCAGCCCATGGCGCACATCCAGCTCGATGAGCCCGCCGACCCGGCGCTGGAGTACGTGGCGGCGAGCGTGGAGCTGCCGCTGCCGGTCGCTCCCATGGGCCCGCGCATCGGCGCCGGCCTCATCGACATGCTGGTGGTGCTGACCGCGACCGCGCTGTTCGGGATGATCTTCATGATGATCGCCAAGGAGCTGCCGCAGGGCCGCGACCTCGGCGCCGCTGCGCTCGCGCTGCCCGGCCTGCTCTGGGTCGCGTACCACTACGCGTTCCTGGTGCGCTGCGGGACGACCGTCGGGATGCAGATGGCGCAGCTTGGGCTGGTGACCTTCCCGGACGACCGGCCGGTCACCCGCGCGCAGCGCCGCGCTCGCGCGCTGGCGATGGCGGTCTCGGCGATGTCGGTGTGGCTGGGCTTCGTGTGGGCGTTCTTCGACGAAGACCGCCTGGCGTGGCATGACCGCATCAGCCATACGTTCCTGGCCAACGAGTAG
- a CDS encoding glucose-6-phosphate isomerase, producing MGFPLKFTYENCLDSAVGKDGIARAELNAGQCADAVRAFRGRVDSGAIGFPNLPDDRGTARAIAEFADDLRPELDHVCVVGIGGSALGAYALDVAMRGPHPVQTAPGKPNGKARGARPQLVVLDNIDPGFVAQALERMNPKRTAVCVIAKSGSTAESLATFLIVREWLVAALGKRNRERIIAVTDPKKGDLLAIAKEEKYPLFFVPPNVGGRFSVLCPVGLVPAALIGLDIAKLLKGAKDANAACWSEKLDQNPALLSAAVHHALDTKRGKQIEVVYAYSSFLWGAAFWYRQLWAESLGKRVNRKGEAVETGQTPVAALGVTDQHSQSQLYMEGPRDKMITFWEVEKPRAELKIPKDFAKYDSCGYLGGKTLGQLFRAERVATEAALTEAGRPNCRWTLPRVDEYTVGAFFQTLEFQTAFAGELYGVDAFDQPGVELGKKLTFGLIGRKGYEEYAKRLKTK from the coding sequence ATGGGTTTCCCCCTCAAGTTCACTTACGAGAATTGCCTGGACTCCGCCGTCGGCAAAGACGGCATCGCGCGCGCGGAACTGAACGCCGGGCAGTGTGCCGATGCGGTGCGCGCCTTCCGCGGGCGCGTGGATTCGGGCGCGATCGGTTTCCCGAACCTGCCCGACGACCGCGGCACCGCGCGCGCCATCGCGGAATTCGCGGACGACCTCCGGCCCGAGCTCGACCACGTGTGCGTGGTCGGCATCGGCGGGTCGGCGCTGGGCGCCTACGCGCTCGACGTCGCGATGCGCGGCCCGCATCCCGTGCAGACCGCGCCCGGCAAGCCCAACGGGAAGGCGCGCGGCGCGCGGCCGCAGCTCGTGGTGCTCGACAACATCGACCCCGGCTTCGTGGCGCAGGCGCTCGAGCGCATGAACCCGAAGCGCACCGCGGTGTGCGTGATCGCGAAATCCGGCTCGACGGCCGAGTCGCTCGCGACGTTCCTCATCGTGCGCGAGTGGCTGGTGGCGGCGCTCGGCAAGCGCAACCGCGAGCGCATCATCGCGGTCACCGACCCGAAGAAGGGCGACCTGCTCGCCATCGCCAAGGAAGAGAAGTACCCGCTGTTCTTCGTGCCGCCGAACGTGGGCGGCAGGTTCAGCGTGCTGTGCCCCGTGGGTCTGGTTCCCGCCGCGCTCATCGGGCTCGACATCGCGAAGCTGCTCAAGGGCGCGAAGGACGCGAACGCGGCCTGCTGGTCGGAGAAGCTGGACCAGAATCCCGCGCTCCTGTCCGCCGCAGTCCACCACGCGCTCGACACCAAGCGCGGGAAGCAGATCGAGGTGGTGTACGCCTACTCGTCGTTCCTGTGGGGCGCGGCGTTCTGGTACCGCCAGCTCTGGGCGGAGTCGCTCGGCAAGCGCGTGAACCGCAAGGGCGAAGCCGTCGAGACCGGGCAGACGCCCGTGGCCGCGCTCGGCGTCACCGACCAGCACTCGCAGTCGCAGCTCTACATGGAAGGCCCGCGCGACAAGATGATCACCTTCTGGGAAGTGGAGAAGCCGCGCGCCGAGCTGAAGATCCCGAAGGATTTCGCAAAGTACGATTCCTGCGGCTACCTGGGCGGCAAGACGCTGGGGCAGCTCTTCCGCGCGGAGCGCGTCGCCACCGAGGCCGCGCTCACCGAGGCCGGTCGGCCGAACTGCCGCTGGACGCTGCCGCGCGTGGACGAGTACACCGTCGGCGCCTTCTTCCAGACGCTCGAGTTCCAGACCGCCTTCGCCGGCGAGCTCTACGGCGTCGACGCCTTCGACCAGC